The DNA sequence TTGCATAAGCGCATTAACTGAACAAGTTTTAAACCTGACTGCACACCTCCGGACTCACGGGTTCGATCATACGCTGTAGGTGAATCGGCGATGTATCCGAAATGTAAGTCGATAAATATAAACAAGTATTAACTCAGCTCTACATCACTACTAAAAGCTATTGACCAACAATCATTTATAGAATAAAAACTTATCTAGTATTCATCATTTGTCAATCCCCCATCGTCAGGACGCCGGCTAGTGTTTTGGCCAGATCTTTCTTAAAGGCTAGCCGCGACTGACGGGCAATCTGGATTCGCTGGGCCTGCGGACTACCCGCGCCGTGCATACTTTCGGTGAGGTAGCCAACGGCGTTGCGGCCCAGGGTCATGTTCTCGATCAGACGTAAGATTCGCATCCGGGCTTCGGTGGGAACATCGGCACGGCCTTTGAGGTACTTTTCCAGCAGGTGACCAATAACTTCGCTTCGAAAATCGGCTTCCGAGGGTAACGTAGCGACAAGGCCGCCCGCCAGGTCCTGCGCCAGCCGAGCTATTTCGTAGGGCAGTTTTGTCACGTGGTGCTTGCAGACGTTCGCCAGGAGATCGTCGGGGAGATAGGCGCCTGATTCAGTGGGTATGGCACTGTGCGAAGCGGCAATGCCCGTCGAATAGATCGTTTCGTTCAGGAACGTCATTTCTACCAGCTTATCTTTGATGTGCGAAGCTTTGTCGGTGCCGTTGTAGTCGGCAATGGTCGCAGCAGCACCAATCAACACGTCGCCAACGCCACTTTTGCAGACGTAGCTCCGGCGATGATAACAGGTAAAGCGCTCCACCAGCATCGACGCGTAGTCGTATTCACCATCCATAAAGATCAGGTCGTTCGGAATGAATACTTCGTCCAGAATTACCATCGCTTCCTGACCGCCGAACCGAGCGTTTCCTGCATCCATCGTACCCGGCTCCAGACTTCGGGTGTCGCACGACTGTCGGCCATAGATGTAGGTAATGCCCGGCGCATCGACCGGAATTGCCCCAACGATGGCGTAATCACGATCGGCTTCCGTCAGGCGGAGGGTGGGCATGATGAGCAGGTAATGCGAATTAAGACATCCCGTCTGGTGCGCTTTGGCACCTGTAACATACACGCCATCGGGGGTCCGGCGGGTGATGTGGACATACAGATCGGGATCTGCCTGCTGGTGGGGGGCCAGACTCCGGTCGCCTTTTACGTCGGTCATGGCTCCACCAATGACGCAGTTTTGCCGCTGCATATGGGCAATGAACGTCCGGAAGTGGTGGTGATACGAGGTTCCAAACTGCCGGTCGATCTCGAACGTTGTGGAGAAAAGTGCGTTAAACGCGTCCATGCCCACGCACCGCTGGAAACAGGTACCAGTCAGCTGCCCCAGCCGGCGCTGCATCCTGTTCTGCATCACCACGTCTTCTGCCGACTGCGCGATGTGCAGAAACCGGTTGACGCGATCCCCGGTGAACGGTGAAACAGCCGTTCCCAATTCGGGGTCTTCGAGCGCCAGATCGAAGGTGCAGGCGACAACATTGATCGACGGCCTAATCAGGGGATGATCGACGATGTTGTCGATTCGCTCGCCAAACAGGTAAACGGTCAGATTACGGTTGCGCAGGCTGTCAATATAGTCGGCACCGGTTTGGATGGTTGTAGCAGTGGTCAGCATGTCAGGACCTGGAAATAACGGTTCAAGGTAAGGAAAAGCCAGTTCAAAAAAACTCCCCCCGGACAACGCTAGGGAGTCGGGTATACCTTTGTAGGTTTGCAACAAAATGAATCGCTATTCCAACCCATGCTCAAAAAAATTGCTCTTGTCCTTGTAGGGGTACTGGCCGTTGTGGTGGTCTGGCAGTGGGAATGGGTCAGCTACGGGTACATGCAGGCGAAGGGGCAGTTGCGTATTATGCTCAATACCCGGCCCATCACGGAAGTGCTGGCCGACCCTGCGTATCCGGATTCGCTGAAACAGAAAATAAAACTTATCGGCGAGATCAAGCGTTTCGCGTTTGACTCGCTGAACCTCGATCACTCAGATAGTTACGAGTCCTTTTACGATTTGCAAGGCAAACCCCTCATGTGGGTCCTGATCGGAGCGGAGCGGTATCAGTTAGTACCCGTTGAGTATCATGTGCCCATCCTGGGTACGTTTTCGTACAAGGGATATTTTGACCGGACCCGGCTGCTGGAAGCCGACACGCTCCTGCAACGGCAGGGGTATGATACCCGTATTAATGAAATAGCGGCTTACTCGACCCTGGGTTTTTTCGATGAGCCCATCCTGTCGAACATGCTGGAACGGTCGGAAGGGCAGCTGGCGGAATTAATCATCCACGAGTTGACCCATGGCACTCTATTTGTTAAGAACAGTTTGGAATACAACGAAAATCTGGCTGACTTTGTCGGGGAGTACGGCGCGTTACGGTTTCTGGCGATGAAATATGGGGAGCAGTCAATTGCGTACCGGGACTATCTGGCCTCGAAATCGTTCTATGAACGGTACGATGCACACATCCTGCGGGGCACTACTTTGCTCAACGAATTGTACAAGTCATTTAAACCTGAGACGCCCGTTGCCATCAAAGATTCGTTGAAATGGCAATTGATTGGTAACATCGTTACCGCTACGGATACAATTACCGACGAACGTAGCGTACGGAAACCACGTTTAGTAAAAAAGGGGCGGTTGAGCAAACTAAACCTACCAAATAATGCGTACTTTATAGGTTATCTGACCTACCGTAACCAGCAGAACCGCTTTCGACAGGAGTTCGAAAACCAGTTTCACGGAGACTTCAGGCAGTACCTGACTTACTTAAAACAAACCTATCCATCGCTATAAACCTGGCTCTTTTGACGGGAGGATGTTGTTATGAAGAAGTATTTGATTGGTCTTAGCGTTATAACCATTCTGGGCACTGGCTTCACCGCTCTGAATACCTATCGGCGCGTGGTCAACAATAGTTTTGGACCCGGCGAACACCTTGAATACCGTGTCCACTACGGATTTCTGAATGCGGCTGAAGCGATCGTTGATGTCAGCCCAACGCTGTACAAAGTCAACGAACGGCCCTGCTACCGTGTCAATGTCGATGGCCGGACGGTCGGCGCATTCGACCTCGTGACGCGCGTTCGCGACACCTGGCGTTCCTACATCGACACATCAGCCATTCTGCCGCAGAAATTTTACTCGAACATTCAGGAAAACAGCTACCGCAAGGAAGAGAATATTACGTTCAACCACACGGCCAACACGGTCAAGGCCGAGGAACGTACCGAACGGGATATCTTCAAAGTACCCGATAACGTCCACGACTTCATCAGCGGCTATTACTTTCTGCGCACCATCGACTTTAGTCACCTGACCAACGGGCAGATTATTGAGGTGCCCGCCTTCTACGACGATACGGTTTACAACATGAAGGTCCGGTACCGGGGCAAAGACGTGGTCAAGACCAAAAACGGCAAGCTCAACGTCATCCGGCTCCACCCGGTGCTGCCGCAGAACAAGCTGTTTAAAGAAGAAGAGTCGATTCGCATTTTCGTTTCCGACGATGCCAACAAGATTCCGGTGAAAGTGGAAGTCGACCTGTTTGTTGGGTCTATGGTAATGGACCTCAAAAAGAACAATAACCTCAAGCAACCCTTAAAGTACTTCTGATCAGCGGATTCTGGTTGACCGGCTGAGGGAACGTCCGTATTACGAGCGGTGGCGAAATGGAGTAAGCCCCTTTCGCAGCAGTCGCTCGGCCAGGGTTAGCCGGTTCCAGCGGACGGTGGTAAAGCCGTCTTCGGTGGCGCCGAAACTTCGGTAGAAATCAACAACTGTTTTTTTTAGCGGACTTTCGAAGTCGAAAAATATGGGCTTGCCCGCGTGAAAACGACCGGCATTTTCCCGAATTACCTGATCGAGCAGCAACGTCCGGGCGTTACCCCGCCGGCCCACCTCCGACGCAGCATTAAAGAGGTAAATAATCCGATCGCCTTCCTGCACAAACAACGCACCCGCTTCAACGCGTCCATCGACGAGGGCGTACCGGATGGTTGCCAGTCCACGCTCCTGCAGAGTATGAATGACCCGGCGCAGGATATCATACGCCCACAGCCCTACCCCTCCGTCTATTTCACCGGCATGGTGATGGCGAAACAGCCTGATCATCGGTTCAGCGTCCGTCGAGTCGATCACCATCCATCCGTACCGCAGCGCCCGGCGCAGATTCAGTTTACGGTCGGCGCTGTACCGGCTATACACCGCGTCGTAACCCGGTGACAGGTTCAGAACGTGCGTTGCCTGGTGATGAACCGTATCAAACCCGGTCAGGACATCGGGTTGCCGATGCAGCGACAATACCGACCCGTAGCGGTACCGCTGCCGAACAGCATCCAGAAAACGTACTATATCGAGGGAATCGTCAGTAGAAAAAACGTCCAGAAACTGACAGAAGAACGGTTGATGCACCACCCACCGCCCCCATTTTCGACGCAGCGGTACGGGCATCACCGCCCGGTACCCACCCTGCTCGTCGATAACGACAAGACCAACCCACTTCCAGTCGGGACCAGCCAGCACCGCATCCAGGTACCACGAATAGCCATAGAGCACTGACCGTTTGTCGGCCGATACGCAGGCATCCCAGGCAGTGGTATTGATACGGGAGCGCGGGATCGTTTTGATGGTGGGGAAGGTTTACGTTCACTCCGCACCAAGTTAATCAGATACCCGCAGATTGGCGACTGTTTACCGGAACTGTGCCTTCAGCTTTTCCAGAATATCGCGGGTTTCGGGGTGTTTGGCGGCAAGATCGCTGATCGTTTGAATGGCGTGGATAACCGTACTATGGTCACGGCCACCAAAATGATACCCAATTGATTTGAGTGACAGATCCGTTTTTTCCTTCGCCAGGTACATCGCCACCTGACGCGGGTGTACCAGTTCGCGCTTCCGGCTTTTGGCTTTCAGGTCGGCAATGGTCACGTTATAGTGATCGGCTACCACTTCCTGCACCGAATCGATCGTTACCTCCCGCTCGGAGTCGACCACGATGGTTCGGAGTGTTTGCTTGGCCAGTTCAAGGTCGATCTCGCGCCGGTTCAGCGAGGCCTGCGCCATGAGCGATACGATGACCCCCTCCAGTTCCCGCACGTTGGTGTTGATGCTGTGAGCCAGGTACTCAATGACCGCATCTTCGATGTAAACGCCTTCGGCCTGAAGTTTTTTCTGGATAATGACAATGCGCGTTTCCAGGTCGGGCGTCTGCAAGTCGGCCGAGAGACCCCACTTGAAGCGCGACAGTAACCGGTCTTCCAGGCCGTCCAGCGCCCTCGGTGCCCGGTCGGACGTCATGATGATCTGCTTGCCCGACTGGTGGAGGTGGTTAAAAATGTGGAAGAAGATTTCCTGTGTTTTTTCTTTCTTCTGCAAGAACTGCACATCATCGATCACCAGCACATCCACCTGCATGTAAAAGCTGGTAAAGTCACGAATACCATCGGTCCGGATGGCGTTCAGAAACTGATTGGTGAAC is a window from the Spirosoma rigui genome containing:
- a CDS encoding GNAT family N-acetyltransferase, producing MLYGYSWYLDAVLAGPDWKWVGLVVIDEQGGYRAVMPVPLRRKWGRWVVHQPFFCQFLDVFSTDDSLDIVRFLDAVRQRYRYGSVLSLHRQPDVLTGFDTVHHQATHVLNLSPGYDAVYSRYSADRKLNLRRALRYGWMVIDSTDAEPMIRLFRHHHAGEIDGGVGLWAYDILRRVIHTLQERGLATIRYALVDGRVEAGALFVQEGDRIIYLFNAASEVGRRGNARTLLLDQVIRENAGRFHAGKPIFFDFESPLKKTVVDFYRSFGATEDGFTTVRWNRLTLAERLLRKGLTPFRHRS
- a CDS encoding 4-hydroxyphenylacetate 3-hydroxylase family protein; this translates as MLTTATTIQTGADYIDSLRNRNLTVYLFGERIDNIVDHPLIRPSINVVACTFDLALEDPELGTAVSPFTGDRVNRFLHIAQSAEDVVMQNRMQRRLGQLTGTCFQRCVGMDAFNALFSTTFEIDRQFGTSYHHHFRTFIAHMQRQNCVIGGAMTDVKGDRSLAPHQQADPDLYVHITRRTPDGVYVTGAKAHQTGCLNSHYLLIMPTLRLTEADRDYAIVGAIPVDAPGITYIYGRQSCDTRSLEPGTMDAGNARFGGQEAMVILDEVFIPNDLIFMDGEYDYASMLVERFTCYHRRSYVCKSGVGDVLIGAAATIADYNGTDKASHIKDKLVEMTFLNETIYSTGIAASHSAIPTESGAYLPDDLLANVCKHHVTKLPYEIARLAQDLAGGLVATLPSEADFRSEVIGHLLEKYLKGRADVPTEARMRILRLIENMTLGRNAVGYLTESMHGAGSPQAQRIQIARQSRLAFKKDLAKTLAGVLTMGD
- the dnaA gene encoding chromosomal replication initiator protein DnaA is translated as MQREVTTVWNRCLAVIREIVPEQSFNTWFEPIVPMRLNGHVLTIQVPSEFFYEWLEENFVHALRKALDTAIGRDGQLEYSIIVDKGNEQNRPLTVNVPTTKSTQTSKPDNVNPDILKSPFQLKDLDSLTLDSYLNPSYTFDNYVEGDCNRLARSAGYAVAERPGVTSFNPLMIHGGVGLGKTHLVQAIGNFIKNNNQNKFVLYVTSEKFTNQFLNAIRTDGIRDFTSFYMQVDVLVIDDVQFLQKKEKTQEIFFHIFNHLHQSGKQIIMTSDRAPRALDGLEDRLLSRFKWGLSADLQTPDLETRIVIIQKKLQAEGVYIEDAVIEYLAHSINTNVRELEGVIVSLMAQASLNRREIDLELAKQTLRTIVVDSEREVTIDSVQEVVADHYNVTIADLKAKSRKRELVHPRQVAMYLAKEKTDLSLKSIGYHFGGRDHSTVIHAIQTISDLAAKHPETRDILEKLKAQFR
- a CDS encoding aminopeptidase, with the protein product MLKKIALVLVGVLAVVVVWQWEWVSYGYMQAKGQLRIMLNTRPITEVLADPAYPDSLKQKIKLIGEIKRFAFDSLNLDHSDSYESFYDLQGKPLMWVLIGAERYQLVPVEYHVPILGTFSYKGYFDRTRLLEADTLLQRQGYDTRINEIAAYSTLGFFDEPILSNMLERSEGQLAELIIHELTHGTLFVKNSLEYNENLADFVGEYGALRFLAMKYGEQSIAYRDYLASKSFYERYDAHILRGTTLLNELYKSFKPETPVAIKDSLKWQLIGNIVTATDTITDERSVRKPRLVKKGRLSKLNLPNNAYFIGYLTYRNQQNRFRQEFENQFHGDFRQYLTYLKQTYPSL
- a CDS encoding DUF3108 domain-containing protein yields the protein MKKYLIGLSVITILGTGFTALNTYRRVVNNSFGPGEHLEYRVHYGFLNAAEAIVDVSPTLYKVNERPCYRVNVDGRTVGAFDLVTRVRDTWRSYIDTSAILPQKFYSNIQENSYRKEENITFNHTANTVKAEERTERDIFKVPDNVHDFISGYYFLRTIDFSHLTNGQIIEVPAFYDDTVYNMKVRYRGKDVVKTKNGKLNVIRLHPVLPQNKLFKEEESIRIFVSDDANKIPVKVEVDLFVGSMVMDLKKNNNLKQPLKYF